GTCAAAACGTGAGGACGTTGCTTTTTATTGATGGGCGGCGTAGGCAGGTGTGAATAGGTGTGGTGTCCTCAAGCGTGGCGCCATCGTGGGTGGTATATTTGTATCAGTATTAGTGTGTCGTTTTCTCGCGAGTGGCGTTCTTGTGAGTCTAGTTTGATGGGTTGGAATGTAACAGTGTTGTGCTGCGTAGTGTGGTGTATTATAGTGGTGCAATGTGGTGGTGTGTTGAAATGGGTTAGGCTCATTTAGCCATAGTTCAAGTTATTAAGAAACGAAATGGAAGGTTCGCTTTGTCCAAAGCCACTAATCTGGCTTTACTCCATACCTCTCCCTCTCGAGAGACTGCCTTCTTATATAGGAAAGCCGATCATTCATCGGCATATCTGATGAACTTGTGAAGCCTATGGTGACATAAGGCACTCTCACCTTTTTGAGGTGGTCCATGGTttcattttaccacttttagGAAGACTGCGGAGAAAGGCGCCGCCACTATCTTCCATACCTGACCAGCATGCTTATCACCGTAGCGTTCCATGATTTAGTTAGGGGGGCTTCTGCCCCCTGTAGAGcctttaataattttaacagATATTCTTTTGCTAGTGCTGGCGATTCTGCCACGTATGAAAACTCTACCTCCATTACTTGCCGGCGGTTTTCTACCGACTTCCTTCAGCCTATTGCTCGTTGAATGGCCTGATGAAGAGAATCCTACTGGGGTCTCGATCTTGTTGCTGCAACGTTTTCGTCaaagtttgtgtttttgttatttttgtacatGTAAAAAGGGTGCCCACTCAGAGCCATCCCCCAGAAAGGTAGTCGCCTTTAATGGTCCCTAGGTTGTATCGTTGCTATTTCCGTCAATCATTTCTGATAAGGTGTCAGAATCCCGCAACCACCAGCCCAGCTTGTTAAGCCAACAAGCGGTAAATTGAGGGCATACTGGTAAAGTAAGAGTGGCAAAATTTGGAGTTCAGCCAAAAGCAACTTCTAATTACTAACCTATATTCTACTTAACTGAATATCATAAGAGGAGTgggtaaatatatttaatactctAGGGAACCAGAAAGGTATCAAGATAGGTTAAGTTTCTTATATTGTCTTCACTCGATTTTCATCGGATAATACTTCGCTTTACTTAAGCTTAATTCTGTACTTTTAACACTTGCAGTGGTTGCGGCCTCATACTATTTGaatatcaaaaaagtattttgaataataatgaaaaactaaacaacaaataaatatacatataaatcttAGTAATACAAAAAGCGCTAAAACTAGTATGTATTATTAGGCGTTAATTCAAAATAAGCTTGACTATAAAAACTGAGGAAACAGGTGAgcgttaaatacattttttcattaagTTTGAAAGAGCGGCGAAGACATTGACAGTGATTTAATGAGTTGCAAGGTCATCTATTGAACTCGCTACATAATGACTTAGCTATTAATACacttatgtatgaatattagAGAGAAACATGTAGTCAAAGCCGAGTAAAGACAATAATCGGAATTATGTTATTATGAATATCCTGCAAAAACTAATAGGAGACTATCTACAGATTGGCACCTGATTGTCATTCAGTGTTAATTATTGTATTGTATATTGACAGTGGAATTTATTAAATGcacatttatttttctcttttatacTTTCTCGTCGTTGCAGCTGCTGTATTTCACCCTGTTGTGGCTGGGAACTAGCGTGCGAGCGCATAGTTCGTTTTATCGACGCGCTTATTACAGTCCCATCTCCTCATCACCCACCCACTACTTCACCTCACATCCCGGCAGTCATGAGTTCATGCCACTCTCGTATGCTAGCGATCTGCATACCGAAGAGAGCAAACGCAAGGAATCACCGAAGAAATATGCAAAGAAAATCTCTTATCGTCATGTAGCTTCGGTAAGTTAGAACGAATTTGACTTTTGTATTATAAAGAGTTAACTGGGTTTCTATTTTACAATTTCACAGGAGGAAGAAGACAATTCCAGTGAACGCTATGGTTCCAGTGAATTCTCGAATGAAGCGCATAACTTCAACTCGAAGGAGAATGATAGTCGCGAATATACGATTGGTACACAAATACGCGTACAACACCCCATAACTGTGCCCAAAAAGACCACTTCTTCTCACCCGAAATACAGCACACATTTGCCCAATCATTACAAAAGCACGACCTATGCGGATGTAAATCTATCGACCGAAGCACACGATACAAAGTTACCGCCATCTAAGAAACACATTCACCATCACAAATATACACAATTCTATGAACCGGATCCCTTCCATATGGTATCCCCACCGAAACCTACACACTCTTCCGTCTCACCGACACCCAGTCTTAGTTACAATGTGTACGAACCCGAACAGGATGAATACAATGTACATCCATCAAGTTCTAGTAGAGCTAAAGCTCAGCTGCGTGATCGTTTCAAGGGTGTGGCATCACAGaagcaaattgaaaaatatttggaagATCAACAAAAGCTACTCGATGAAGCGCTTAAGCTGCAATTGCTTAATAATCCGAAATTTCAACATTTGATGAAATCGAAAGATGTCGAACACCATTATGATGAGGGTGAATTTGAGGAATTGCCCATCGATCCACAACCTCCACCAATTTATCGTCCCACTTTCGATGACAATTTAACTTTCAAGTCGAATCGCGTACAAAGACGTCCAAAAGGTGCCGAATTGAAGCGTTCACCCAAGTCACCGAAGCCACCATTGTCCGTAGTTGGTACGAGTAAGCGGCGATTTCGCCCATCACTTGTCATCAATGTTTGAGAATGCCGAGGTCCATTGGACGTTTTTACGTTAAAAAGTGTATATTAGGTTTAGGTTTTGTGCACCTAACGGTGCTTTGCGATTTTTCT
The sequence above is drawn from the Bactrocera tryoni isolate S06 chromosome 1, CSIRO_BtryS06_freeze2, whole genome shotgun sequence genome and encodes:
- the LOC120782393 gene encoding uncharacterized protein LOC120782393, producing the protein MKRFWNLLYFTLLWLGTSVRAHSSFYRRAYYSPISSSPTHYFTSHPGSHEFMPLSYASDLHTEESKRKESPKKYAKKISYRHVASEEEDNSSERYGSSEFSNEAHNFNSKENDSREYTIGTQIRVQHPITVPKKTTSSHPKYSTHLPNHYKSTTYADVNLSTEAHDTKLPPSKKHIHHHKYTQFYEPDPFHMVSPPKPTHSSVSPTPSLSYNVYEPEQDEYNVHPSSSSRAKAQLRDRFKGVASQKQIEKYLEDQQKLLDEALKLQLLNNPKFQHLMKSKDVEHHYDEGEFEELPIDPQPPPIYRPTFDDNLTFKSNRVQRRPKGAELKRSPKSPKPPLSVVGTSKRRFRPSLVINV